In a single window of the Osmerus eperlanus chromosome 2, fOsmEpe2.1, whole genome shotgun sequence genome:
- the LOC134037600 gene encoding transmembrane protein 235-like: protein MRYGVVVLVAGFTGLLSFALLAVSIGSEYWYIIDVKPNHPDFEDLSSHSGLWRIYEGKNASSHLIHSFTMDTSTLSEVERHLIKLHKVIVILLPISLVLLVFGWISGLVSSLAHSPCLISGSASYFLLCSLFTLSGVSVYISYCQQALAELQQVLGPEELSLVDVSFGWSLAMAWLSYSLEVTTGLLLILAARIAQLQGHHDSGIAIAMV, encoded by the exons atgaGGTACGGAGTGGTTGTTCTTGTTGCTGGATTTACTGGTTTACTCAGTTTTGCCTTACTTGCCGTGTCAATTGGGAGCGAATATTGGTACATTATCGATGTTAAACCGAACCATCCAGACTTTGAAGACCTGAGTTCTCATTCGGGTCTTTGGAGAATATATGAAG GAAAAAATGCCAGTTCCCACCTTATTCACTCCTTCACAATGGACACATCCACCCTGTCTGAGGTAGAGAGACATCTTATCA AGCTTCACAAGGTGATCGTCATCCTGCTGCCTATTAGCCTGGTGCTACTAGTGTTCGGCTGGATCTCTGGTCTAGTCAGCTCTCTGGCCCACAGTCCCTGCCTGATCTCTGGCTCCGCTTCCTACTTCCTCCTCTGCA GTCTGTTCACCCTGTCtggggtgagtgtgtatatCAGCTACTGCCAGCAGGCTCTGGCAGAACTCCAGCAGGTGTTGGGTCCTGAGGAGCTGTCTTTAGTGGATGTGTCCTTTGGCTGGTCTCTTGCCATGGCCTGGCTCTCCTACAGCCTAGAGGTGACCACTGGCCTGCTTCTCATACTAGCTGCCAGGATAGCCCAGCTGCAGGGACATCATGATTCTGGCATCGCCATCGCCATGGtatag